The window CGCGGGGATCCCCGCGACCGGACCGCCGGTGGCTCTCCGTCAGTCCCCGGGCCAACGCCGCGTCGTCCAAAAGCCGAAGCTCTTTAAGGCGCGCGACGGTCCGGTCCACCACCGGAACCGGGAATCCTTTTTCCGCCAACCGCGCGGCCATTTCCTTCGCGGCGCGCGCGCGGAACTTGAGCCAATACAGGGCCCGGTCCATGGCCGAACGATAAAGAGCGTCTTCAGTGGGTTCCGTCACCGGTAAGTCGGCCATTGTAACAAATCACAGCCGGAGGCGTTTTTCGAATTCCTCTTCGGTGAGGATCGGCACGCCGAGCTTTTCGGCCCTCGCGCGTTTGGACCCCGCGTCGGCCCCGGCGACCACGAAATCCGTGGCCTTGGAGACGCTGGGGGCCGCGTTCCCCCCCCGTTCGCGGACAAGGCGCTCGGCCTCGGCCCGGGAGAAGCGGGACAGGGTCCCGGTGAAAACAACGGTTTTTCCGGTCAGGGGCCCGGTGGGCCGGGGCGCCTCCCGGGGGTCGATCCCGAGGCCCTTGAACTTGGCGAGGAGAGCGCGCACGGCGGGCTGACGGAAATAACCGTGGACAGACTCCGCCACCACCGGACCCACCTCGTGGATCGATTCGAGTTCCCCTTTTTCCGCGGCCGCCAAGGCGTCCAAAGACCCGAACCGCTCGGCCAGGAGCCGCGCGCCTTTCTCCCCCACGTCCCGAACGCCCAGCCCGTGCAAAAACCGGGCCAGGGACCGTCCCCGGGCGTCGGCCAGGGCGGCCAAGAGATTGTCGGCCTTTTTGCCTTTAAAGCCTTCCAGGGTCAAAAGTTGGTCCCGGGTCAACGTGAAAACGTCCGCCAAATCGCGGACCCAGTTTTTCGCCAGCGTCCCTTGAACCACCGCTTCGCCGAGGCCCCGAATGTCCATGGCGTCCCGGGAAGCGAAGTGCAGCAGGCTTTTCTCCAATTGGGCGGGGCAGGCGGGGTTTTGGCAGCGGTAGACAACTTCCCCTTCCTTGGATTTGGCGGTGGAGCCGCCGCACGCCGGACAAGCGACCGGAAGGGTCACGGGGGTTTCCGCGCCGGTGCGTTTGGACTCCACCACCTCGACCACCCGGGGGATCACCTCCCCGGCGCGTTCGATCCACACCCAGTCCCCCACGCGCACGTCCAGCCGGCGCACCTCGTCGAAATTGAAGAGGGACGCGCTGGCGATCGTCACCCCCCCGCAGGCGACGGGGTCGAGTTTGGCCACGGGCGTCACAGCGCCGGTGCGTCCCACCGACATGTCCACGGCCCGCACGCGGGTCAGCGCGCGGGCGCCCGGGAATTTGTAGGCGACGGCCCACCGCGGGGACCGGAAGGTGAACCCCAGCCGCCGCTGCAGGGGAATCTGGTCGATTTTCACGACCGCCCCATCGGCGTCAAAGGGCCAGGCGTCGCGTTTTTTCTCGAAGGTCCGGCAGGTCCGCAAAACCTCGTCGAAAGCGCGGCACAGGCGGGTCTCCGGGTCCACCGGCAGCCCCCAGGCGCGGCAGTCCTCCAAAAACTGATGGTGGGATTCGTAGACCCGGCCCTCCACCGCGCCGTAGGAATGGACGTAATACCGGAGGGGGCGCCGGGCGGTGACCGTTGGGTCTTTCTGACGCAGACTGCCCGCCGCGAAATTGCGCGGGTTGGCCGGGGGGGCGTCCTCCCCCCTTTCGGCGAGCGTTTTTACGTAGCGGTCGAAATCCCGCCGGGACACGTAGACCTCGCCGCGGACTTCCAGTCGACGGGGGGGCGTGCCCTCCAGGCGCAGGGGGATGGCGCGGATGGTGCGGGCGTTGGCGGTCACGTCCTCGCCCGTTTCGCCGTCCCCCCGGGTCGCCGCGCGCGTCAAGACCCCGTCTTCGTAAAGGAGGGCCAATCCGAGTCCGTCGATTTTGAGTTCCACGACGAAATGGGGCGCGTCGCCAGCGGCGAGGCCTTTTTGGGCGCGGTCGCGCCAAGCCACCAGGTCCTCGGCGTCGTAGGTGTTGT of the Elusimicrobiota bacterium genome contains:
- the ligA gene encoding NAD-dependent DNA ligase LigA; its protein translation is MSAAPSPRAEIEELRRAIRRHDRLYHNDDAPEISDRAYDALFARLKALEEEHPDLQSPDSPTRRVGGGVSNDFASVRHAVPMLSLDNTYDAEDLVAWRDRAQKGLAAGDAPHFVVELKIDGLGLALLYEDGVLTRAATRGDGETGEDVTANARTIRAIPLRLEGTPPRRLEVRGEVYVSRRDFDRYVKTLAERGEDAPPANPRNFAAGSLRQKDPTVTARRPLRYYVHSYGAVEGRVYESHHQFLEDCRAWGLPVDPETRLCRAFDEVLRTCRTFEKKRDAWPFDADGAVVKIDQIPLQRRLGFTFRSPRWAVAYKFPGARALTRVRAVDMSVGRTGAVTPVAKLDPVACGGVTIASASLFNFDEVRRLDVRVGDWVWIERAGEVIPRVVEVVESKRTGAETPVTLPVACPACGGSTAKSKEGEVVYRCQNPACPAQLEKSLLHFASRDAMDIRGLGEAVVQGTLAKNWVRDLADVFTLTRDQLLTLEGFKGKKADNLLAALADARGRSLARFLHGLGVRDVGEKGARLLAERFGSLDALAAAEKGELESIHEVGPVVAESVHGYFRQPAVRALLAKFKGLGIDPREAPRPTGPLTGKTVVFTGTLSRFSRAEAERLVRERGGNAAPSVSKATDFVVAGADAGSKRARAEKLGVPILTEEEFEKRLRL